A single genomic interval of Spirosoma linguale DSM 74 harbors:
- a CDS encoding HpcH/HpaI aldolase (PFAM: HpcH/HpaI aldolase~KEGG: rfr:Rfer_1241 2-dehydro-3-deoxyglucarate aldolase): MKGSTHPSLRQKLQQGQRVYGTCITSTAPMWPKAVQQVGLDFVFLDTEHIPMDRAELATLCQQFRAYGITPIVRIPSPDPFRACQVIDGGAIGVVAPYLESAEQVRELVGATKYRPLKGERLANVLNGTEILSADMQAYITAYNADQLCIANIESVPALNRLDELLSVPGLDAVFIGPHDLSVSLGLPEQYDHPDFDAAVRTIIHTARSKGLSIGIHFSLEPERQIKWINEGVNIIVHSFDIALFSQRLRHDLSVIREAVGDHQGPELVGMPVI, translated from the coding sequence ATGAAGGGATCAACCCACCCGAGTCTCCGTCAAAAATTACAACAGGGCCAGCGTGTTTATGGCACCTGCATCACGTCGACTGCACCCATGTGGCCGAAAGCCGTTCAGCAGGTCGGACTGGACTTCGTCTTTTTAGACACTGAACACATTCCAATGGACCGGGCCGAACTGGCTACGCTTTGCCAGCAGTTCCGGGCCTACGGAATTACGCCCATCGTCCGGATACCCAGTCCCGACCCATTCCGGGCCTGTCAGGTAATTGATGGCGGGGCCATTGGCGTTGTAGCCCCATACCTCGAATCGGCAGAGCAGGTTCGGGAGCTGGTGGGCGCGACCAAGTACCGACCGCTAAAAGGCGAACGGTTAGCCAATGTGCTGAATGGTACCGAAATTCTGTCGGCCGATATGCAGGCATATATCACGGCTTATAACGCCGATCAGTTGTGCATTGCCAATATAGAAAGCGTACCCGCGCTGAATCGGCTGGACGAGCTGTTGTCGGTGCCGGGTCTCGATGCCGTGTTCATCGGTCCCCACGATTTATCGGTCAGTCTGGGCTTACCGGAGCAGTACGACCACCCCGACTTCGATGCGGCCGTTCGCACCATTATTCACACCGCCCGTTCGAAAGGACTGTCCATCGGCATTCATTTTTCGCTGGAACCCGAACGCCAGATAAAGTGGATAAACGAGGGCGTCAACATCATCGTGCATAGTTTCGACATTGCGCTCTTCAGCCAGCGTCTTCGCCACGACCTGTCCGTTATTCGGGAAGCCGTAGGCGACCATCAGGGGCCGGAGCTGGTCGGGATGCCCGTTATTTAA